One Candidatus Binatia bacterium genomic window carries:
- the hpnH gene encoding adenosyl-hopene transferase HpnH: MRFPLHITTDMMKWQLRNWWSGNRRYPYVLMLEPLHTCNLACLGCSPERYSGDLKDRLPLEECLAAVDECGAPVVSICGGEPTIYPELPELIEGIVARKRHIYLCTNGLLLDRFYKKGRPHKRLSINIHLDGMRETHDFVTDRKGTFDKAVAMLREGKRLGYNVCTNTTVYRETDMNEIEEMCAFLTGLGVDGMLLSPGYHYEKIEEDHFLFKREIHEKFKRVLSLSKRFRLYSTPLFLQFAAGQREYPCTPWGNPTRTPKGWKGPCYLVEGVYYADWKAFWDGVNWDYWESRRDPRCHNCLMHSGFEASVVRTLGSDLRDVWTMAKWQFAPGKPSPAGDGAAGGDSDSAPLRPERAPVRRSA; encoded by the coding sequence ATGCGATTTCCCCTGCACATCACCACCGACATGATGAAGTGGCAACTGCGCAACTGGTGGAGCGGTAACCGCCGCTACCCTTATGTGCTCATGCTCGAGCCACTGCACACCTGCAACCTCGCCTGTCTCGGCTGCTCGCCCGAACGCTACAGCGGCGACCTGAAGGATCGCCTGCCGCTGGAAGAGTGCCTCGCCGCGGTCGACGAGTGCGGTGCGCCGGTGGTCTCGATCTGCGGCGGCGAGCCGACGATTTACCCGGAACTCCCGGAGCTGATCGAAGGCATCGTCGCCCGCAAACGGCACATCTACCTCTGCACCAACGGCCTGCTCCTCGATCGCTTCTACAAGAAGGGACGCCCGCACAAGCGGCTCTCGATCAACATCCACCTCGACGGCATGCGCGAAACGCACGACTTCGTCACCGACCGCAAGGGGACCTTCGACAAGGCGGTGGCAATGCTTCGGGAAGGCAAACGACTCGGCTACAACGTGTGCACCAACACGACGGTCTATCGCGAGACCGACATGAACGAGATCGAGGAAATGTGCGCTTTCCTGACCGGTCTCGGCGTCGACGGCATGCTGCTGTCTCCCGGCTATCACTACGAAAAAATCGAGGAGGACCACTTCCTGTTCAAGCGCGAGATTCACGAGAAGTTCAAACGCGTGCTGTCGCTCTCCAAACGCTTCCGCCTGTATTCGACACCTCTCTTTCTGCAGTTCGCCGCCGGGCAGCGCGAGTACCCTTGCACCCCCTGGGGCAACCCCACGCGCACTCCGAAGGGCTGGAAGGGTCCGTGCTACCTCGTCGAGGGGGTCTACTACGCGGACTGGAAGGCATTCTGGGACGGCGTCAACTGGGACTACTGGGAAAGCCGCCGCGACCCGCGCTGCCATAACTGTCTGATGCACTCCGGGTTCGAAGCCTCGGTCGTGCGTACCCTCGGCAGCGACCTGCGCGACGTGTGGACCATGGCGAAGTGGCAGTTCGCTCCGGGCAAGCCCTCTCCGGCTGGCGATGGTGCGGCCGGCGGAGACAGCGATTCGGCGCCGCTACGCCCCGAGCGTGCCCCGGTTCGGCGCAGTGCGTGA
- the hpnE gene encoding hydroxysqualene dehydroxylase HpnE — MAQHVVVIGGGFAGLTAAVDLAERGYAVTVVEGRGRLGGRAFSFTDRQTGAVVDNGQHAMMGCYTHTFAFLDRIGASNKLVRQDNLRVEMRHADLGAGAIACSTLPGPLHMLSAIFGYRLLTRRERLRAALGGARLMRMRQARDPRLTTWTVADLLTALGQSPNARASFWYPLAIATLNEAPDRAVAAPLAEVLARAFFGSRRDSQFVLARVGLSDLYTEDARLFIETRGGTIVLNAAVDSLAPASDGKLAVLVRDGRRLDADAVVSAVPPRVLAGLLPAVLRDHPMYRGLDRFGSSPIVSTHLWFDRPVLDADFVGLVGTTTQWLFNRTALTGEGNHGGQYLSAVISAGHDLVDRDPDEIARIVVDDTRRVLPAARAAQVVRTVVVKEKHATISATPAVERLRPETPTPLDRFFLAGDWTRTGLPPVIEGAVASGYGAAAAVAARLRKP, encoded by the coding sequence ATGGCGCAGCACGTCGTTGTCATCGGCGGAGGCTTCGCCGGCTTGACCGCCGCGGTCGATCTCGCCGAACGCGGTTACGCGGTGACGGTGGTCGAAGGCCGCGGGCGGCTCGGTGGCCGGGCCTTTTCTTTCACCGATCGGCAGACCGGTGCCGTCGTCGACAACGGCCAGCACGCGATGATGGGGTGCTACACGCATACGTTTGCCTTCCTCGATCGGATTGGCGCGAGCAACAAGCTGGTGCGCCAGGACAACCTGCGCGTCGAAATGCGACACGCGGACCTCGGGGCCGGAGCCATTGCGTGCAGCACGCTACCGGGCCCCTTGCACATGCTGAGCGCCATTTTCGGCTACCGGCTGCTCACGCGTCGGGAACGGCTGCGCGCCGCGCTGGGCGGAGCACGCCTGATGCGGATGCGTCAGGCCCGCGACCCGCGCCTGACGACGTGGACCGTTGCCGATCTGCTCACCGCACTGGGCCAGTCGCCGAATGCTCGTGCCAGCTTCTGGTACCCGCTCGCGATCGCAACCCTCAACGAAGCTCCCGATCGGGCCGTCGCCGCACCGCTGGCCGAGGTTCTCGCCCGCGCCTTCTTCGGCAGCCGGCGCGATTCGCAGTTCGTACTCGCGCGCGTGGGGCTGAGCGATCTGTACACCGAAGACGCCCGCCTCTTCATCGAAACGCGCGGCGGCACGATCGTCCTGAACGCCGCCGTCGACAGCCTCGCGCCCGCATCCGACGGGAAGCTCGCCGTGCTGGTGCGCGACGGGCGCCGACTGGACGCCGATGCCGTGGTGAGCGCGGTGCCGCCGCGCGTGCTCGCCGGGCTGCTCCCTGCCGTCCTACGCGATCACCCGATGTACCGCGGCCTCGATCGATTCGGCAGTTCGCCGATCGTCTCCACACATCTCTGGTTCGACCGCCCCGTGCTCGACGCCGACTTCGTCGGCCTGGTCGGCACCACCACCCAGTGGTTGTTCAATCGCACGGCGCTGACCGGCGAGGGCAATCACGGGGGCCAGTACCTCAGCGCCGTCATCAGTGCCGGCCACGATCTGGTGGACCGCGACCCCGACGAAATCGCGCGGATCGTCGTCGACGACACCCGCCGCGTCCTGCCGGCAGCAAGGGCTGCCCAGGTCGTACGCACCGTGGTGGTGAAGGAAAAGCACGCGACGATCTCCGCCACTCCGGCCGTGGAAAGACTGCGGCCCGAAACCCCGACACCGCTCGACCGGTTTTTTCTCGCCGGCGACTGGACACGCACCGGGTTACCGCCCGTCATCGAAGGGGCGGTGGCCAGCGGCTACGGCGCCGCGGCGGCCGTGGCGGCCCGACTGAGGAAGCCATGA